Genomic window (Accipiter gentilis chromosome 7, bAccGen1.1, whole genome shotgun sequence):
GCTCTTTGCCTCTGGCTTCCACGGAGACAGCTCCCCCTTCGACGGCGTTGGGGGGTTTTTGGCTCACGCCTATTTTCCCGGTCCTGGCATGGGGGGGGACACGCATTTTGATTCGGATGAGCCCTGGACGCTGGAGAACACGGATGTGTCTGGTGAGTAGAGGGCTAAGGATGTGGCGAAGACAACCAGAGGAGCCTGGTGGCCCCTTGGGTTTGATGACGGGGGATGTGCTGGTGTGGGCAGGAGTGGCAGGAAGAGCAGCTCCACCATGGGTGatgcaggcagctcccagcagAGCACTCTCATTGCAGGGTGTTGGGGCCAAGGACCCACCCCATGCGTCGTGTCCTCCACCCCATCTTGCTGACGGTGCCTTTCCCTGCAGGGAACAACCTTTTCTTGGTGGCCGTGCACGAGCTGGGGCACTCACTGGGCTTGGAGCACTCCAGCAACCCCAGCGCTATCATGGCCCCCTTCTACCAGTGGATGGACACGGAGAACTTCCAGTTGCCTGAGGATGACCTCAGGGGCATCCAGCAGCTGTATGGTGAGGAGCTGGGTGGGGGATCAGCCCAGAGCTGGGATGCTGGGCAAGtgcatggggaaactgaggcacggtcGCTGCTGGTCTGCATTACCCCATGCCTTCTCTCGCCCACCCGATCCAGGTACCGCGGATGGGCACCCTCAGCCCACCAAGCCTTTGCCCACCATGACACCCCGGAGACCTGGCAGGCCAGACCAGAGACCCCCTAAACCGCCCCCCCCAGGGAAACCGGAGCGGCCCCCCAAACCTGGCAGCCCAGACCGACCTGACCAGTATGGCCCCAACATCTGTGATGGGAACTTCGACACAGTGGCAGTGCTGCGTGGGGAGATGTTTGTGTTCAAGGTACCAGCTGggaccccctcctgccccatccctggggatgtGGTGGGTCCCTGGGTGAGAGGACACCCTGGCGAGATGCCTGGCACTGGGACTGTGTCCCTGCATGCCCCTGTCCTCTGTCAACACCCCGTTTCCCACCAGGGCCGGTGGTTCTGGAGGGTCCGGCACAACCGGGTGCTGGACAACTACCCCATGCCCATTGGGCACTTCTGGCGGGGCCTCCCCGGGGACATTGATGCCGCCTATGAGAGACATGACGGGAGGTTCGTCTTCTTTAAAGGTGAGCAGGGAATCTGGGTGGGAGGGCTGAGGTAgaggggggaccccagggcccCCTCCCAGACTGCTGAAAACTGGTTGGCTTCATCCCATCCtgatccccctccccagccagatCTCCTGCCTGATCCCAAAGGGACAGGCATCGCATCCCCGTCACTGTCCACATGTGTCCCTGCCACAGCAGTGGGCATTGCTGCCTCAccccccttctccatcccctccCCCTCCAGGTGACCGGTACTGGCTCTTCCGAGAAGCCAACCTGGAGCCTGGGTACCCGCAGCCCCTGGTCACCTACGGGCAGGGCATCCCCTACGACAGCATCGACGCAGCCATCTGGTGGGAACCCACGGGGCACACCTTCTTCTTCCGTGGGGACAGGTGAGTGGCTGTGGGgtccttctccctgctctgccacctCCTGGCCCCTGGCAGAGGTGGGCATGGCGGGTGGTGGAGCCCCCCTTGCTCCTCGCCTGCTCACCGCCTCCCTCCCCCAGATACTGGCGCTTTAATGAGGACACCCGCTCCGTGGACCCTGGGTACCCAAAACCCATCTCCGTCTGGGTGGGCATTCCTCCCTCACCCAAGGGTGCCTTCCTCAGCCCGGATGCCTGTAagtagaggaggagaagaagggtggGCAGCAAGGGTGGGACTAGAGGGGATGGGGTCACCCCTCTGGTAGCCTGGCCTTGCGGGATGGAGGCCGGGAAGGTGCCCAGGAGTCAGCAGTGAAGCCCTTTctgaagggtttcaccagtcccaGAGCAAAACCTGCTGTCCTGGGCATCTTCAGAGGTGTCCTGTGCCTGCCCATTTAGCCCTCACCTCCatcttcctccccccccagcctccaccTACTTCTACAGAGGCACAAAGTACTGGAAATTCGACAACGAGCGGCTCAAGACTGAGCCAGGTTATCCCAAATCCATCCTACGGGACTTCATGGGCTGTCACACGGAGCTGGTCCCGGACCCCCATCCCCGCTGGCCTGATGGGGACCGACCCCCCTTCAACCCCAATGGGGACGGGCGAACCGaaggcaaggaggaagaagacgaggaggaagaggaggaagacgaggaggatTACAGCGAGGGTGGCCGCCAGCCGGGCGGGGACGTGGACGTGGTGGTGCAGATCGACGAGTACACACGCACCATGAGCGTCGTcatggtgctggtgctgctggtgctgctgctctgcatcctCGGCCTCATCTATGTCATCGTCCAGATGCAGAGGAAGGGCACGCCCCGAATGCTCTTGTACTGTAAGCGCTCCTTGCAGGAGTGGGTTTGACCCTGGCTCCCTCCCCAAACCGCCCCCACCACCATGGTGCTAATGATGGACCTGACCTCACCCTCCCCTTGCCCCTCCCCATGGCCTTGGCCCCTCTGCCCCAGTGTTGCTTGATGGCTCCAGCCTCAGAACAGGGGGGGatgcccacccacccccagcccctccagagcagctgggctgggaccgGGCAATAGTCAcggtggggctggagggcatCCAGGTCTTGCCTGCTCCCCGGTGACTGTGTCGTCCATCATCCCCCACCCCGGCCATGACCCTCAGGTTACCACCCATCATGTTGCACCCATCTCTGCCAAGGGGTCCCAGTAGGGTCCCTTCCTCCCACGTGCACCTGCTGCGGCTGTGCCTGTGCCGTGTGGGCTGCTGAGCGGGTTGGGGGCTGCTCACAAGTGCTACGAGCTGGCAGGTCTCAGCTGCTGTCACCTGCAATGGCAGGGAGGCGTGAGAGGAAAGGAGGGCCGAGCTCGCGGCTGTGTATCCTGTTGAACTGTGGGGGTACAGGGATGTGGTGCCTGAAGATAGCACGAGGAGGGGAGACACCACCTTTGCATCCCTGCCATGGGCTCAGCTCAGCCCGGAGCCTGCTGCCACCGTGGGGCAAAGTCGTGGGGACACATGGTCCCAGGGGCAGGGCAGTGGGCATGGCCGCCTTGTACGTGTATTAAACGGGTCGGGTGCGTGGAGAGCCGTGGTGCCGTCCTTTCTGCTGCGGGATGGGGGCAGGAGGTGCATGGGCTCCCCCGCACGGAGGTTTGGCAGATTTTGTGGTAATGGAGGGTTGCCTGGGGGTGCCACCTGTCTGGCAGCCACGGGGCCTGGGTGCTCTGCCAGGGGATGTGGGGAGTGGGCTAGTATGGCTGGCAAtgtccctgcagcagcccctgccctggggctaccttttttttggggggggggggacgggggacggacgGGTCAGCAAAAGCAGCCCAGCTCCCACCCTGCCAGCAGCGGACAGAGCTGCCTTTCACCAGCTCCCACGGCAGCGACGATGGCCTTGCCAGGAACACAGTGCGCCTTGTTCTTCCCCGGCCGACGCTGCACTCTAGCCCTGGGCGGCCACCTCCCTTCCCGGCCAGGGGTCGTcggctgcagcagccaggggacCGTGCGTGGTCCCTCCTGGAGGGACACAGTTTACCGGGTGCTTCGGCTCCCTATCCCCACGCGGCCCTAGCGTGTTtcctggggggaagggggtgtccGTATCCTGTCTCACCGCTGCTGTCTTGGCAGAGGAAAGCAGGAGGAGTCGTAACCGCTGCAGCGATCAGGGAGAAATAATTGTGGGAGTGGGAAAGATTAgacctgggggggtgggggtgggggggtgtaggAAATTGGCTTTATCCAGGGAAAAATGTTGCTCAGCCTTTAATgggaaggaaaaccaaaccacagcAGGCGGCAGACACAGCATGTGGCAGCGACTGGGGATAGCGGCTTCCCTGCCTTTCCTGGAAAGGCACCACCAGGGTGGCAAGCAGGGGCTGGGTTTGCTCTGGAGCCGCAGGGGCAGCCTCGAGGCGGGTGGCAGAGGCCTGGCACAGTTAATACACTGGTGGGGAGTcaggcagcaccaggcaggggGTTGTGTGGGTCTGACCCATCCCTGTGGGGATGACCCTATGGAGTTGGGGGAGTGTCTCCCTATGGGACTGGACTCATGAGACCAGCACCCAGACAGCACTCATGCCTTGCCTCTTTCCCCATGGGGCTGGCAGCTCTGACACAGGGCTTGGTGCAGGGAGCATTAACCCATCCCCAAcctgctcccccctccctggggctccagctgtccctctgccctcATCCCCACCCTCCCAGCCTTTGCAGGAGGGACCACCTCCCCTTTATGGGTAGGGGTGAAGCCTTTGTgtcataccccccccccccatcctccccctcccAGGACCCAGAGCTGCTGGCTCAGTGCCCAAGACTCAGCTGCAGCCACTTCCCAGCACTAAATTACCCTGCACTGCCGCACCACTCGTCAGCCACTAATTACTTTAAAAGGGAAGGACCGATGCTGGCTCTTGCCCTGCTTTCCCGGGGTTGCTGGCACTGAGGGGGGAACCCCATGGCCTGGgccaccctcccctccctccttgcccacACTGGGCAGCGATTCCCAGCCATTAGCTGATTCCCTGGGAAACACACTTGGCTCAGACTCA
Coding sequences:
- the MMP15 gene encoding matrix metalloproteinase-15, whose product is MAGGGGAPCRAGGALRAGGRPPPLLALLVLLVGAAAGEELNAEAWLRLYGYLPQPSRQMSTMRSAQTFSLALAEMQKFYGITVTGVLDEETKAWMKRPRCGVPDQFGARMKSNMRRKRYALTGRRWSQSHLTFSIQNYTEKLGRYHSYEAIRRAFRVWEQATPLVFREVPYEDIRQKRKKEADIMVLFASGFHGDSSPFDGVGGFLAHAYFPGPGMGGDTHFDSDEPWTLENTDVSGNNLFLVAVHELGHSLGLEHSSNPSAIMAPFYQWMDTENFQLPEDDLRGIQQLYGTADGHPQPTKPLPTMTPRRPGRPDQRPPKPPPPGKPERPPKPGSPDRPDQYGPNICDGNFDTVAVLRGEMFVFKGRWFWRVRHNRVLDNYPMPIGHFWRGLPGDIDAAYERHDGRFVFFKGDRYWLFREANLEPGYPQPLVTYGQGIPYDSIDAAIWWEPTGHTFFFRGDRYWRFNEDTRSVDPGYPKPISVWVGIPPSPKGAFLSPDASSTYFYRGTKYWKFDNERLKTEPGYPKSILRDFMGCHTELVPDPHPRWPDGDRPPFNPNGDGRTEGKEEEDEEEEEEDEEDYSEGGRQPGGDVDVVVQIDEYTRTMSVVMVLVLLVLLLCILGLIYVIVQMQRKGTPRMLLYCKRSLQEWV